One Echeneis naucrates chromosome 16, fEcheNa1.1, whole genome shotgun sequence genomic window, GAGTGTTTTATCCAGCCTGGAGTCTGCAGTGGATCTCGACTCTCTCAACCTGTATCAGTACATGCCACTTAACTACAAAACTCCTCCATACTTAGATGTAACACCTGAGATCATGTACCACAAGATCAGACCGCAGGACCACTTCTTGATCCTTGGCACTGATGGGCTTTGGGATGAATTAACTAATGCGGAGGCTGTACGACTGGTTGGAGAGCACCTGAGTGGGTTCCACCTACAGGTTTGTATGCATGCATTGTTTTTCCCCTGATTCATAACACACCTTTTATTTAACTACAGGTGTTTTTATCCTGTAAAGTGATCCTGTAAAACTTGATCCTCCATGTTTTTCAGGCTCCAGTTTCTCCATCTGAGAGGAATTTGAAATTGGGTCAAATGCATGAACTCTTACTGAAACGTCAGGCCCGCGCCTCTCCCGCCCTCGACACCAATGGTGCCACACACCTCATCAGACATGCTCTTGGCACAGGGGAATATGGAGAGCTGTGCCAGGAGAGACTCGTGTCTATGCTTGCTCTACCAGAGGACCTGGCAAGAATGTACAGGGACGATATCACAGCTACAGTGGTTTACCTGAATTCTGACCTGGCCAGATCTCACCACAGTTAATGGAACAGTGCAAGACAAAGatggaaatgacaaatgaaaggtaataattcagctttttttttaataaatcattattAATAGACATAAGTCAAGGTTACATATTAATATCTACAACATTCATCAAGTCAAAATATGCACTCCTATTTGCTCCAGAAACTTCATGATGGATACAAGTTGCAAGTCAAAAGTGGAAATGTTTATATTATTCTGTAGCATGGTGTTTTCCTCACACACTATCTGCGTGTAGTTCagacatttcattctgttttttttatgtaaactgTGAACAATGCTTTTAATCAGAGGAATTTTTGTCACACCAATATATGTTCTTCTGATGCTCATGctgttttgcttatttttcttccacacACCTGAGTGGAGTTTACAGATGTAGACAGTAAATATGTTGAATTATGTTCATAAATGTAATTGAAGTtctatttgtcattttatttatagataAAGAAATAACATTCTATGATGTTTATGCATTGTCACTTATTTTTGTCCTTATCTGTCTTTGGGGGCTTtaatagcaaaataaaaaagattttatgtttttattgtttgttattattaaaatgattttctaTAATGTAAAGCTCCAGCTATCCCcataacttctttttttatgtcataATGCAATTCAAACTGCTCTTCATACTGACTCAGGGTAAGTTTTGTATAAATATAGATGTAAATGTAgatgaaataaatctgactttCAGATGTATTTAAGTGGTCCCAAGTATTTGCTCAAAAGGTGCATCATTTAATATTTGACAATTTCAATTTTTAAAGATTTCtattaaaatgagaaatgcaaaGGCCAATTTGCACattataaaaatacaaagactGTGAGCTATGTGGGaaacaattttcaaaataaactgcttAACTATCCGTTGCCGGGTTCCATGGGAGAAAATTGGAACTTCAAATATTTTGTAAACATGTGCGCTACCCACAGAGAAAAAAGTTCCCaccaacaaaatgaaagtgacagtttatatattaatgtgtttcattagtgacatgtattttttttcccgcTCAATTCGCATTTTACATTCCTTATTAAGAGTTTCTAGGAGGTTATAAATCTATGTTGCAAGAAcatccctgtttttttttttttttgaagagaaaAGTGTCACCTGCATAAACACGCACACCCGCAGCTGAAGGTGCCTGAggtcacctcacctcacctcactaaataaagaaaaaaatactataGACTCCTTTTCAATAGTTTTTTCTGATAATTGAAATATTAATGCTACGAACCTGTCTGTCATGTGTGGCTCTCTGTGTCCCTCTAGTGGTGGtacatgaaaaaacacaatcGATCCAGTGCCCGTACGTGCTGAACACTGCTGGCGCTTTCCACTGCTCTTAGCCTTGTCTTCAGGAGTAGTTAATTTGGAGCTCATGCTCATTTTTTCACAGTCGTTCTCCTTCATAATCATACTTCTTGCGATCCAAAGTGATATGTTGTCATCACTCTCTGCTTCTATAGGCTTGTTAGCGCTCGTCTGTCTATATGCTGCAGGGACTGTTTGAATGCTGTAATCCTGCAGAGGTTGATGTAAGGCTGGTGAGAGGGATGGTGGAGCGAACCCTTTGGTTGAAGTTGATAAGACTCTTTCTTCCTGGTCATCATCAACCTCCTAAACATGAACATTAGCACACGTGACATGTCACCAGGCACATGCTGATTAAACTTGAGTCATGTCTGTGGATGCATGTTGAAcctttgtctgtttcttctctAGTTGGTCAATCCTGTGCAGCAGCTCTTTGGCTGAGCTTTTGAAGCTTTCCATATTTATAAGGGATTCCACATTTTCATCCTTCCCATGTCTGGCGGTCAGAACAGGCACTCCCAAAGACATGGCTTCACAGGCAAAGACAAACAagttctcattttcatttttaagaaaagGCAAATCCactgaaataattcaaatatcCGTTAAGTGAAACGAATCCAGATCCTACTGAAATGCACATATTTCACAGTATAAGGAACAAAGATGAAATGATCCCTGGCCTTTGCTGCCTCAACTGCATTTGACTGAGCCTCTCTGCTTTCCTTatcattatttgtcattttctttaacAGACAAGAATAAGAGACCTCATCTAAATGATTTAATAGCGTTAAATTCACACAGGCTGACTATACTTGTAAATGGAGGGAAAGAGCATTTTATGCCAATGATTCAAATAAAGAGTATTAATTTACTGTTGGTGAAAATCAACCTGAATCTATCATGACAGCTTGGCTttaaattttgaaatatattgCAATTTAACCGCACTTGTATTTGCAGATGCCACTAAAACTGGGTTTACTGTAACTATGGGCATAATGATCAAGTAATACAGATTGGGATTTTTAAAGAAGCTAGAATATAGAATTAATTTGCTTCCATCAAAGAGGCCCACATCCATATTTAAATGCTATGGGAAACTTTCATTGATGATTAAAAAGGTTgagtttcttcttttgttttgagacaaacaaaacatctttgacTTACTGGCCTGTTTGCAGGTCTGCAATATGAATGTAGCAGCCTTCCTGATCTCCTCACTTGTGTCCTCTGCGAGTAATGTTATGATCAATGGGAGACCTCCACTTTGCACCAAATGGGACTGGTGTTCCTCTGCAGACAGGTATAAACAAACAGTTGAGGAAAATGCCTGGGTTAAAATGCACACTGTTGGAGACTGTAGCAGTAGCTGACGATTggtaaatgtgcaaaatatgaaatggaaaagagcTGAATTCTGCAGATTACAATGCAGTCTTACCAGAGGACTCAGTGCAGTGGCCCAGGGTAAGTAAAACTGAGAGCCTGTGCTGAGGTTCAAGATTTGGGCTTGCCAGCAGGGAGATTAGATGAGACACAATGCAGTACCGAGCCAGACCAGACGCCAGAACAGCTAAAGAGAATAGATTTGTcaatgaagaaggaaaaaatttGGTTGTTGGCGTGATCAgtgcatgtttttgtgaaagAGCAATACACACTGTTATCAGTAATGCAAGCTGACAGGGTCTTGGATATGGTGACACAAAGTTGGCAAGACAACAAGCTCACATCTGCCACAGAGGTTAGACGAGCCAGGGAAAGAGCGAGCGTTTTCAAGCCACCCGAGGACGAAAAGCTCTCCTGAACCCGGGCTACAGAATCAAacaagtgatttattttaagcAATTTaatcatttggattttttttttcaattaagaTGTTTAGCAACAAAGGATCCCTCATTTCACTTACAGTTGTTGGCAACTGTCATTGCTATGAAGGAGCATAAGGATTGAAaaatctctgtgtgttgcaCTGCAACCTGTTGAAGCCAGATTTTTATATTGGGAAAGGCTGTCGCACAAATATGTTGACCAtcttctgcaaaaaaaaaacaaacaaacaaaaaaaaaacattacttgACTAATACTGGTCTTGCTTTTACTCCAGAAAATACACAATGCTGTAACATATGGCTCCACTTGAAAGCAGAGGCCATGATAAAGTTTTACATATTAAAAGGCTTCGTAAGAGgcacaaatatacaaatgatATCACCACTTTGAGGATTGTTGACACATCCACAGAGTGCACTAGACACAGATGTCCAGAGCTGGTAGGTGTGCATAGCATTAGCTACAACTGAAGTAGAATCTGTGGAGAGGGGAAAGCTGGTCCtgcaaaaaattcaaataagtAAATTTGCATGCACATGCTATACGAGGGGTCTTATTATTCATTCAGAATAGTAAGTAAAGAGGCTGAGACTGATATCTAGACACATCATTGAAAAGTACCTGAAGAGAACCAAAAGAAGATCTAGGCAGCCAGTGGTTTGGGCTAACATCTGTCCTAATTCTGCAAaagcacacagtcacacacggACTACAAAGGTcggaaatcaaaaataaaaccctcATACTGAGGACTATATCGAATTGACTTTTCTCCCATTAAATTTTtctaaaaatgcataaaattgCTTTCATGAgtttgaaacaaaagaaaataagggGATATAAAAATGCATAGCAATTAGAAAACATATTCTGCAGCTGTAATTCTATATGTCAGTTCAGGTGTCTTGATCATACTGTTGTTGGCTACCAACGCAGACAACAAATAGACGGTCACTCTCTTCTGCGTCAGTGGGATGTCATCTTTGATCAACCACCCAGCAAGGTCAGCAAACGTCTCCTTTTTGCACAAAGAATTCTTGCAATACACTATCAAAAAGAAGATATGTAGTACATTGTCAGTATGTCAGTCTTGCTTTTAAAATACAGCATTACATAGAGTCCAGAGCTTGGAGCATCCCTTTGAAGCCCACACCCAAAATCCAAAGATGTCACATATATGCCCTGTGTATCCTTTGCAGTTTTAATGTATGCAAATACCAAGGGCTAACATTGACAAACAAGTTTGCAATTGGCTTACCAGTTAATCTAGAGCCTTATTTATGTTCTGCACCACTGTACAAACTGTTTCAGGGCAATGGTTTGCCTGTAAAGCTGTAAAGCTGACCTGTCTCATTTAGGGAGACTACATCCTTCACAAGATGCACCCATGAACTGGGATTCTGTGACAAAGGACATGCCTACCATTGGCCTCTACCAGTGTGCCAAGCGTAAATAGTGCTGCCTCCTTAACATCTGAATGAACAACACTGGATTTGGAGAGATTATACACAAATGCCACGCCCCCCACTTCTCTCAGCAGGTCTACATTGTcctctgaaataaagaaaaactttaatTAAACAGACAGATGGTATGCTGAATGACTTCAATTATTACATCCAATGTAAGAGATCTGAATGACTCAGGGCTGTAgatatgttgtgtgtgtgaattaaagGTTCACTAGTACCTCTTTTTTCACAGATAGAGTGAATGGTGAGGAgagcttgtttttgtaaattaggGCATTTCATCTGAAACTTCAGACACTCAAGCAGCAAGCTGAGGTCTGTCTTTATGGCTGAAAGCAGAGTGATTAAATGAGCCATGCCTTAGTGACGAGACGGACATGTACCTGCAGATGTACTGCATAACGTTACATTAGCTATGTACGTCCATCTTCAAAGACATTTAcgagtttactttaatttacTTACTGTTACGGC contains:
- the LOC115056972 gene encoding telomere repeats-binding bouquet formation protein 1-like isoform X2: MLYCKNSLCKKETFADLAGWLIKDDIPLTQKRVTVYLLSALVANNKLGQMLAQTTGCLDLLLVLFRTSFPLSTDSTSVVANAMHTYQLWTSVSSALCGCVNNPQSEDGQHICATAFPNIKIWLQQVAVQHTEIFQSLCSFIAMTVANNSRVQESFSSSGGLKTLALSLARLTSVADVSLLSCQLCVTISKTLSACITDNTVLASGLARYCIVSHLISLLASPNLEPQHRLSVLLTLGHCTESSEEHQSHLVQSGGLPLIITLLAEDTSEEIRKAATFILQTCKQATMSLGVPVLTARHGKDENVESLINMESFKSSAKELLHRIDQLEKKQTKEVDDDQEERVLSTSTKGFAPPSLSPALHQPLQDYSIQTVPAAYRQTSANKPIEAESDDNISLWIARSMIMKENDCEKMSMSSKLTTPEDKAKSSGKRQQCSARTGTGSIVFFHVPPLEGHREPHMTDRFVALIFQLSEKTIEKESIVFFSLFSEVR
- the LOC115056972 gene encoding telomere repeats-binding bouquet formation protein 1-like isoform X1 — its product is MYKTGACSNSRNTIKTDLSLLLECLKFQMKCPNLQKQALLTIHSICEKREDNVDLLREVGGVAFVYNLSKSSVVHSDVKEAALFTLGTLVEANVYCKNSLCKKETFADLAGWLIKDDIPLTQKRVTVYLLSALVANNKLGQMLAQTTGCLDLLLVLFRTSFPLSTDSTSVVANAMHTYQLWTSVSSALCGCVNNPQSEDGQHICATAFPNIKIWLQQVAVQHTEIFQSLCSFIAMTVANNSRVQESFSSSGGLKTLALSLARLTSVADVSLLSCQLCVTISKTLSACITDNTVLASGLARYCIVSHLISLLASPNLEPQHRLSVLLTLGHCTESSEEHQSHLVQSGGLPLIITLLAEDTSEEIRKAATFILQTCKQATMSLGVPVLTARHGKDENVESLINMESFKSSAKELLHRIDQLEKKQTKEVDDDQEERVLSTSTKGFAPPSLSPALHQPLQDYSIQTVPAAYRQTSANKPIEAESDDNISLWIARSMIMKENDCEKMSMSSKLTTPEDKAKSSGKRQQCSARTGTGSIVFFHVPPLEGHREPHMTDRFVALIFQLSEKTIEKESIVFFSLFSEVR